The following are from one region of the Segatella oris genome:
- the pepT gene encoding peptidase T: MNLTERFINYTKFDTQSYEESDSVPSTAKQLVFAKYLKKELEDEGLSDVEMDEKGYIYATLKANTKKKAPTIGFISHYDTSPDASGKDVKARIIRNYDGNDIELSPGIFSTTEKFPELKAHIGEDLIVTDGTTLLGADDKAGIAEIVQAMCYLRDHDEIKHGDIRVGFNPDEEIGMGAHHFDVEKFGCDWAYTIDGGDLGDLEYENFNAAGAKVYIKGVSVHTGYAKGKMVNANRLACEFNSMIPETDIPENTEGYQGFYHLLGIESRTEEAKLSYIIRDHDRSKFEDRKDFMEDCVKKMNEKYGEGTVRIELHDQYYNMKEKIDPNMHVIDIVLRAMQDNGVPPKVEPIRGGTDGAQLSFKGLPCPNIFAGGVNFHGPHEFVSIQVMEKAVGVITSICEITGNFED; this comes from the coding sequence ATGAACCTTACAGAGAGATTTATTAACTACACAAAATTCGACACGCAGTCATACGAAGAGTCGGATAGTGTCCCCTCAACGGCGAAACAACTTGTGTTTGCCAAGTATCTGAAAAAGGAGCTTGAAGACGAAGGTCTCAGTGATGTTGAGATGGATGAAAAGGGATATATCTATGCCACACTTAAGGCTAACACCAAGAAGAAGGCGCCAACGATTGGCTTTATCTCGCATTATGACACGAGTCCTGACGCAAGTGGCAAGGATGTTAAGGCCAGAATCATCCGTAACTACGATGGAAACGACATAGAACTTTCACCGGGTATCTTTTCAACTACAGAGAAATTCCCCGAACTGAAAGCACATATCGGTGAGGATTTAATCGTTACCGATGGCACAACACTGCTTGGGGCAGACGACAAAGCAGGCATTGCCGAGATAGTACAAGCCATGTGTTACCTGCGCGATCATGACGAAATCAAGCATGGTGACATTCGAGTGGGCTTCAATCCTGATGAGGAAATCGGTATGGGTGCACATCATTTCGACGTTGAAAAGTTTGGTTGTGACTGGGCTTATACCATTGATGGAGGTGACTTGGGCGACTTGGAATATGAGAATTTCAACGCTGCAGGCGCCAAGGTATATATTAAAGGTGTAAGTGTTCACACTGGATATGCTAAGGGAAAGATGGTGAATGCCAACCGATTGGCATGTGAGTTTAACAGCATGATACCTGAAACCGATATTCCTGAAAACACGGAAGGATATCAAGGTTTCTATCATTTGTTGGGCATAGAAAGCCGTACTGAGGAGGCAAAACTCAGTTATATCATTCGTGACCACGACCGTTCTAAGTTTGAAGACCGCAAGGATTTCATGGAAGATTGCGTGAAGAAGATGAATGAAAAGTATGGTGAAGGCACCGTAAGGATTGAACTTCACGACCAATACTATAACATGAAAGAGAAGATTGACCCTAATATGCACGTGATAGATATTGTACTTCGGGCGATGCAGGACAATGGAGTACCGCCTAAAGTGGAGCCAATCCGTGGTGGAACTGACGGTGCACAGCTCAGTTTCAAAGGTCTTCCATGTCCCAATATCTTTGCGGGTGGCGTGAATTTCCATGGGCCTCATGAGTTTGTTTCTATTCAGGTAATGGAGAAAGCGGTAGGTGTTATCACCAGTATCTGTGAGATAACAGGCAATTTTGAAGATTAA